From a region of the Janthinobacterium sp. 61 genome:
- a CDS encoding DsbA family oxidoreductase: MSSTPATPTPIRIDFVSDVSCPWCVIGLKSLEQALDKLHDTVQADIHFQPFELNANMPAEGEDIGEHIARKYGSTPEQMAQSREAIRARGEQLGFTFAMDKRGRIYNTFDAHRLLHWAALEGRQKAFKMALFDAYFTQGQNPSSHEVLLKVAGEVGLDTVKAAEVLASSAYADEVRAQEQFYQQNGINSVPAVIINERHLISGGQPPEVFEQALRQIIAGA, translated from the coding sequence ATGAGTTCCACTCCCGCCACACCCACTCCCATCCGTATCGACTTCGTTTCCGACGTTTCCTGCCCCTGGTGCGTGATCGGCTTGAAGTCGCTGGAACAAGCCTTGGACAAGCTGCACGATACCGTCCAGGCCGACATCCACTTCCAGCCCTTCGAGTTGAACGCCAACATGCCGGCCGAAGGCGAGGATATCGGCGAACACATCGCACGCAAATACGGCTCCACCCCGGAACAGATGGCGCAGTCGCGCGAAGCGATCCGCGCGCGCGGCGAGCAGCTGGGCTTTACCTTTGCCATGGACAAGCGCGGCCGCATCTATAACACTTTCGATGCGCACCGCTTGCTGCATTGGGCCGCGCTGGAAGGGCGCCAGAAGGCATTCAAAATGGCGCTGTTCGATGCGTATTTCACGCAGGGCCAGAACCCGTCTTCGCACGAGGTGCTGCTGAAAGTGGCGGGCGAGGTGGGCTTGGATACGGTGAAAGCGGCCGAGGTGCTGGCCTCAAGCGCCTACGCGGACGAGGTGCGCGCACAGGAGCAGTTCTACCAGCAGAACGGCATCAACTCGGTGCCCGCCGTCATCATCAACGAGCGCCACCTGATTTCCGGCGG
- the ybaK gene encoding Cys-tRNA(Pro) deacylase, with the protein MAKKEHISETQATQLLRKHQVSFEEHPYPYEEHGGTSVSARELGVPEHAVIKTLVMQDEAARPMIVLMHGDCKVSTKNLARAIGCKSVEPCKPEVAQRHSGYMIGGTSPFGTRKAMPVYVEQSILALERIYINGGRRGFLVALAPQVLLDLLQAKPVQCALQD; encoded by the coding sequence ATGGCTAAAAAAGAGCATATTTCCGAAACGCAGGCGACGCAGCTGCTGCGCAAGCATCAAGTTTCCTTTGAAGAACACCCGTATCCCTACGAGGAGCACGGCGGCACCAGCGTCTCGGCGCGCGAACTGGGCGTGCCGGAACACGCGGTGATCAAGACCCTGGTGATGCAGGACGAGGCGGCGCGGCCGATGATCGTGCTCATGCATGGCGATTGCAAGGTATCGACCAAGAACCTGGCGCGCGCCATCGGCTGCAAGTCCGTCGAGCCGTGCAAACCCGAGGTGGCGCAGCGCCATTCCGGCTACATGATAGGCGGCACGTCGCCGTTCGGCACCCGGAAGGCCATGCCCGTGTATGTGGAGCAATCCATCCTGGCGCTCGAGCGTATCTATATCAATGGCGGGCGGCGCGGTTTTCTCGTCGCGCTGGCGCCGCAGGTACTGCTTGATTTGTTGCAAGCCAAGCCGGTGCAGTGCGCGCTGCAGGATTAA
- the plsY gene encoding glycerol-3-phosphate 1-O-acyltransferase PlsY, producing the protein MNPVITTVAMTVAAYLLGSISFAVVMSKVYGIADPRTYGSKNPGATNVLRSGNKGAAIMTLLGDGAKGWLAVFLADHFASALGVGDTAVALVAIAVFLGHLWPVFFRFVGGKGVATALGVLLGINPWLGLATLATWLIIAYAFRYSSLAALVAALFAPFYYGLLFGVDPILLAVIVMSVLLVYRHSQNIANLLSGKESKIGGKKDAANASAMKK; encoded by the coding sequence ATGAATCCAGTAATCACAACCGTGGCAATGACAGTGGCCGCTTACTTGCTCGGCTCGATATCGTTTGCCGTGGTGATGAGCAAGGTCTACGGCATTGCCGATCCGCGCACCTATGGCTCGAAAAATCCGGGCGCCACCAACGTGCTGCGCAGCGGCAACAAGGGCGCCGCCATCATGACCCTGCTGGGCGATGGCGCCAAGGGCTGGCTGGCCGTGTTCCTGGCCGACCATTTTGCCAGCGCGCTGGGCGTGGGTGACACGGCCGTGGCCCTGGTGGCCATCGCCGTCTTCCTCGGCCATTTGTGGCCCGTGTTCTTCCGCTTCGTCGGTGGCAAGGGCGTGGCCACGGCCCTCGGTGTGTTGCTCGGTATCAATCCATGGCTGGGCCTGGCGACTCTGGCGACCTGGCTGATCATCGCCTACGCCTTCCGTTATTCGTCGCTGGCAGCTCTGGTGGCAGCCCTGTTCGCGCCGTTTTACTATGGCTTGCTGTTCGGGGTCGATCCCATCTTGCTGGCCGTGATCGTCATGAGCGTGCTGCTGGTTTACCGCCACAGCCAGAACATCGCGAACTTGCTCTCTGGCAAAGAAAGCAAGATCGGCGGCAAGAAGGATGCGGCCAACGCGTCCGCCATGAAGAAGTAA